A genome region from Corynebacterium uberis includes the following:
- the folE gene encoding GTP cyclohydrolase I FolE, with protein MTAAGTFDAARAEAAVRELLIAVGEDPDREGLRETPARVARAYKETFAGLHTDPTEVLAKTFDEGHQELVLVRDIPVYSTCEHHLLPFMGVAHVGYIPNKEGKVTGLSKLARLVDGFAKRPQVQERLTSQVADALVDKLRAQSVIVVIECEHLCMAMRGIRKPGARTVTSAVRGGFKANAASRAEALSLIKG; from the coding sequence ATGACCGCCGCGGGCACATTTGATGCGGCCCGCGCCGAAGCGGCCGTGCGCGAACTGCTCATCGCCGTCGGCGAGGACCCGGACCGCGAAGGCCTGCGCGAAACCCCGGCGCGGGTTGCCCGGGCGTATAAGGAGACCTTCGCCGGCCTGCACACCGACCCCACCGAGGTGCTGGCCAAGACCTTCGACGAAGGCCACCAAGAGCTGGTGCTCGTGCGCGACATCCCGGTGTACTCCACCTGCGAACACCACCTGCTGCCCTTCATGGGGGTCGCCCACGTGGGCTACATCCCCAACAAGGAAGGCAAAGTCACCGGGCTGTCCAAGCTGGCGCGCCTGGTCGACGGCTTTGCCAAGCGCCCCCAAGTTCAGGAGCGGCTGACCTCCCAGGTGGCAGACGCCCTGGTGGATAAGCTGCGCGCCCAGTCCGTGATCGTGGTCATCGAGTGCGAGCACCTGTGCATGGCCATGCGCGGTATCCGCAAGCCCGGGGCGCGCACGGTGACCTCCGCGGTGCGCGGGGGCTTTAAGGCCAACGCGGCCTCCCGCGCGGAGGCGCTGAGCCTGATCAAAGGTTAG
- the folP gene encoding dihydropteroate synthase, which yields MRVADLTVPGRCLVMGIVNVTVDSFSDGGRYLDVDAAIAHGIELVEQGADMIDVGAESTRPGATRVPADVEAQRVAPVIRELAQRGIATSVDTMRASTAVAAAQAGVAMINDVSGGLADPDMYAAMARTNLPVCLMHWKTVRFGDASGRAEHTGGVVADVHSTLRRLADAAVRAGVAPDNIVVDPGLGFAKSAQDNWALLHALPSFIEKDFPVLVGASRKRFLTAIRADRGLASTPIDADPATAAVTALSAQAGAWGVRVHDVAVSRDAVDVAQAWAQGAAQATAESEAHHG from the coding sequence GTGCGCGTAGCTGATTTGACGGTTCCGGGGCGCTGCCTGGTCATGGGCATAGTCAACGTCACGGTGGATTCCTTCTCTGATGGCGGGCGCTACCTGGACGTAGACGCCGCCATCGCCCACGGCATCGAGCTGGTGGAACAAGGCGCGGACATGATCGATGTGGGCGCGGAGTCCACCCGCCCGGGGGCCACCCGCGTCCCGGCGGACGTGGAGGCCCAGCGCGTCGCCCCGGTCATCCGGGAGCTGGCGCAGCGCGGGATTGCCACCTCCGTGGACACCATGCGCGCCTCCACCGCGGTGGCCGCCGCGCAGGCCGGCGTGGCCATGATCAATGACGTCTCCGGCGGCCTGGCGGACCCGGACATGTACGCCGCCATGGCGCGCACGAACCTGCCGGTGTGCCTCATGCACTGGAAGACCGTGCGCTTTGGGGACGCCTCCGGGCGCGCCGAGCATACCGGCGGGGTGGTCGCGGACGTGCACTCCACGCTGCGCCGGTTGGCGGATGCGGCGGTGCGCGCCGGGGTGGCCCCGGACAATATTGTGGTGGATCCGGGCCTGGGTTTTGCCAAGTCCGCCCAGGACAATTGGGCGCTGCTGCACGCCCTGCCCAGTTTCATTGAGAAGGACTTTCCGGTGCTGGTGGGGGCCTCGCGCAAGCGTTTCCTCACCGCCATTCGCGCCGATCGGGGCCTGGCTTCCACGCCTATCGACGCCGACCCCGCCACCGCCGCGGTCACCGCACTGTCCGCACAAGCCGGTGCCTGGGGGGTGCGCGTCCACGATGTGGCGGTCTCCCGCGACGCGGTGGACGTGGCGCAGGCGTGGGCACAAGGCGCGGCACAGGCCACCGCAGAGTCGGAGGCCCACCATGGCTGA